A genomic segment from Garra rufa chromosome 5, GarRuf1.0, whole genome shotgun sequence encodes:
- the LOC141335590 gene encoding transcription elongation factor SPT4, with translation MSLETVPKDLRHLRACLLCSLVKTIDQFEYDGCDNCESYLQMKGNREMVYECTSSSFDGVIAMMSPEDSWVAKWQRIGNFKPGVYAVTVTGRLPPGVVRELKSRGVIYRSRDTAVKT, from the exons ATGTCTCTGGAGACCGTTCCGAAAGATCTGCGTCATTTGAGAGCGTGTCTGCTGTGCTCTCTTGTCAAG ACTATTGATCAGTTTGAGTATGATGGATGTGACAACTGTGAATCATACCTGCAGATGAAGGGCAATCGAGAGATGGTCTATGAGTGCACAAGCTCTTCTTTTGATGG TGTTATTGCTATGATGAGCCCAGAGGACAGCTGGGTGGCAAAATGGCAAAGAATCG GTAACTTCAAGCCAGGTGTCTATGCGGTTACAGTAACGGGTCGGTTACCTCCAG gtgtggtGCGAGAGCTGAAGAGCAGAGGCGTCATCTATAGATCCAGAGACACGGCTGTTAAAACATGA